One part of the Mangrovibacillus cuniculi genome encodes these proteins:
- the mltG gene encoding endolytic transglycosylase MltG, with the protein MSNEDQKSFKDRVRESKLQKQQEAKTIRKIVLIVTSVLVAIILAVGIAGYVYISSSLKAVEPTNEETKTVEIPIGSGVTTIGNILEKNGLIKNKTIFRYYVRFNNHNNFQAGTYQLSPSMNIDELISQLQTGKVMREAQFKLTVPEGLQLVEISEVLAEKLNMSSEEVFTELNDQEFVEKLMNDYPNLLSEEVLGEEVKYPLEGYLFPATYEFYEENPSLEDMVREMLNKTNAVVGKFQTDIAGSEMTTHEVLTFASIVEEEAPSEEDRQMMASVFYNRMEKGMPLQTDPTVLYAMGKHKERVLYEYLETDSPYNTYKNQGLPPGPIANSGESAIRAVLNPAETDYFYFLAATETGKVYYSKTYSEHNDLIDEHIKND; encoded by the coding sequence ATGTCTAATGAGGATCAAAAGAGCTTTAAAGATAGAGTTCGTGAGTCAAAGCTACAAAAACAACAAGAAGCGAAAACAATAAGAAAAATTGTCTTAATAGTAACATCTGTCTTAGTAGCAATCATTCTTGCAGTGGGAATTGCAGGATATGTGTATATATCATCTAGTTTAAAAGCGGTAGAACCTACAAATGAAGAAACGAAAACAGTAGAAATACCTATTGGTTCAGGTGTAACTACTATTGGAAATATTCTTGAAAAAAATGGGCTTATTAAAAATAAAACCATCTTCCGATATTATGTTCGTTTTAATAATCACAACAATTTTCAAGCAGGAACGTATCAATTAAGTCCCTCAATGAATATTGATGAACTTATTAGTCAATTACAAACAGGTAAAGTAATGAGAGAAGCACAATTTAAATTGACGGTTCCAGAAGGTTTACAGCTCGTGGAGATTTCAGAGGTTTTAGCAGAGAAATTAAACATGAGTAGTGAAGAAGTGTTTACGGAATTAAATGACCAAGAGTTCGTCGAGAAGTTAATGAATGATTATCCAAACCTATTAAGTGAAGAAGTTTTAGGAGAGGAAGTAAAATATCCACTAGAAGGGTACCTATTCCCTGCAACCTATGAGTTTTATGAAGAGAATCCTTCGTTAGAAGATATGGTAAGAGAGATGTTAAACAAAACGAATGCTGTAGTAGGGAAGTTCCAAACAGATATTGCAGGTAGTGAGATGACTACACATGAAGTATTAACGTTTGCATCAATTGTAGAAGAGGAAGCTCCTTCAGAAGAAGACCGCCAGATGATGGCAAGTGTTTTCTATAACCGAATGGAAAAAGGTATGCCATTACAAACAGATCCAACTGTTTTATATGCAATGGGAAAACATAAAGAGCGTGTTCTATATGAATATTTAGAAACAGATTCCCCATACAATACCTATAAAAATCAAGGTTTGCCACCTGGACCCATCGCAAACTCAGGGGAAAGTGCTATACGTGCTGTGTTAAATCCAGCAGAAACTGACTATTTTTATTTCTTAGCTGCAACAGAAACTGGTAAAGTCTATTATTCAAAGACATACTCAGAGCATAATGATTTAATTGATGAACATATCAAAAACGATTAA
- a CDS encoding peptidase U32 family protein, with amino-acid sequence MKKPELLVTPHSVAHVQELCNAGADAFVIGEQRYGLRLAGEFTKEAVKEAVEIAHKHDKKVYVAMNAIFHNDRVGELEDYIGYLASISVDGVIFGDPAVIMAARVAAPTMPLHWNTETTATNWFTCNYWGQKGATRAVLARELSMDAVLEIKENAEVAVEVQVHGMTCMFQSKRTLLGNYYRYQGKTMPLEKLEDSRTLLLYDKERNNKYPIYEDENGTHIMSPNDICMIDELPELVEGNIDSLKVDGVLQTSEYITKVTALYREAIDTLVSDEDLYEEKKGEWLEQIEAMQPEHRPLDTGFFFKETVY; translated from the coding sequence ATGAAGAAGCCTGAATTATTAGTGACACCTCATTCCGTTGCACACGTTCAGGAATTATGTAACGCAGGTGCAGATGCATTTGTAATTGGAGAACAACGATACGGTCTGCGATTAGCAGGAGAATTTACCAAAGAAGCAGTAAAAGAAGCAGTAGAAATTGCGCACAAACATGATAAAAAAGTATATGTAGCGATGAACGCTATTTTCCATAATGATCGAGTAGGAGAATTAGAGGACTATATCGGTTACTTAGCTTCCATCTCTGTAGATGGCGTAATCTTTGGAGATCCTGCTGTGATTATGGCAGCTAGAGTAGCAGCTCCTACTATGCCATTACATTGGAATACGGAAACAACTGCAACTAACTGGTTTACATGTAACTATTGGGGGCAAAAGGGTGCTACTCGCGCTGTACTTGCTCGTGAACTTAGTATGGATGCAGTATTAGAAATTAAAGAAAATGCAGAAGTAGCAGTGGAGGTACAAGTACATGGAATGACTTGTATGTTCCAATCAAAACGTACGTTACTTGGTAACTACTACCGCTACCAAGGGAAAACAATGCCTTTAGAAAAGTTAGAGGATTCTCGAACGTTACTTCTCTATGATAAAGAGCGAAATAACAAGTACCCAATCTATGAAGATGAAAATGGAACGCACATTATGAGTCCTAATGATATCTGTATGATTGATGAACTTCCTGAATTAGTGGAGGGGAACATTGATAGCTTGAAAGTGGACGGTGTCCTTCAAACTTCTGAGTATATTACAAAAGTCACAGCTTTATATCGAGAAGCAATTGATACACTAGTATCTGACGAAGATCTATATGAAGAGAAAAAAGGCGAATGGCTAGAACAGATTGAAGCGATGCAACCAGAACATCGACCACTAGATACAGGATTTTTCTTTAAAGAAACAGTTTATTAA
- a CDS encoding O-methyltransferase: MENAITNYLSELVQPRESLFQDMEQYATEHHVPIMDIVGMETLLQLLRVQKPKKILEVGAAIGYSGLRMADTLPNVTIITIERDEERATVAKQYIQTSNLAEQISLIQGDALEVVEEVKMHGPYDAIFIDAAKGQYQRFFDLYAPMLSEQGVIYTDNVLFKGLVATPEEEVEQIEPKRIRQLVKKIKSYNHWLMNHEEYYTMIVPVGDGLAITTRRVRPNEEA, from the coding sequence ATGGAAAATGCCATAACAAATTATTTAAGTGAACTTGTTCAACCTAGAGAATCACTCTTCCAAGACATGGAGCAATATGCAACGGAACACCATGTTCCTATTATGGATATTGTGGGAATGGAAACGTTGCTACAATTGCTTAGAGTGCAAAAACCAAAAAAGATTTTAGAGGTTGGTGCTGCAATTGGTTATTCGGGACTACGTATGGCAGACACTCTACCAAATGTAACCATTATCACAATTGAGCGAGATGAAGAAAGAGCAACAGTTGCAAAACAATATATTCAAACATCAAATCTAGCAGAACAAATCTCTCTGATTCAAGGGGATGCACTAGAAGTGGTGGAGGAAGTTAAGATGCATGGACCATACGATGCAATCTTTATTGATGCAGCAAAAGGACAATATCAACGATTTTTTGATTTATATGCTCCTATGCTAAGTGAACAAGGTGTAATTTATACAGATAATGTCCTCTTTAAAGGATTAGTCGCAACACCTGAGGAAGAGGTAGAACAAATAGAACCAAAGCGAATCCGTCAATTAGTCAAAAAGATTAAGTCATATAATCATTGGTTGATGAATCATGAAGAGTATTACACAATGATTGTTCCTGTTGGCGATGGACTAGCTATTACGACAAGGAGAGTGAGACCAAATGAAGAAGCCTGA
- a CDS encoding DUF1292 domain-containing protein, translating to MEHGEKHITVVDEDGNEQLCEVLFTFESEDFKKSYVLYYPVGADEDDADDIEIHASSFKETVNGEAGELQPIETEEEWDMIEEMLNTFLDEEEAGE from the coding sequence ATGGAACATGGTGAAAAACATATCACAGTTGTAGACGAAGATGGTAACGAGCAGTTATGTGAGGTACTATTCACATTCGAATCAGAAGACTTCAAAAAATCTTACGTACTTTACTATCCAGTAGGTGCAGATGAAGATGATGCAGACGATATTGAAATTCACGCATCAAGCTTCAAAGAAACGGTTAATGGAGAAGCTGGAGAGCTTCAACCAATTGAGACAGAAGAAGAGTGGGATATGATCGAAGAAATGCTAAACACTTTCCTTGATGAAGAGGAAGCTGGAGAGTAA